From Epinephelus fuscoguttatus linkage group LG17, E.fuscoguttatus.final_Chr_v1:
TGTACACTGGAAACAGCACCAAGACTCAGAAAGAGATGTTCCTACTGATCGATGCTTCAGGAAACTTCCTCACTAAAGGGTAGAACATTTTCTTGTATGCAGCTGTGTGGTACTTCCTCCTGTAGAGACATTATTTTTAGTCGAGTAAACAAGTTCTCATAAAGGATGTTGTGCTTGTTGTTCAGGTATTACGCAGCTGTCGATGCCAAGAAGGAGCGCACCAGCAAACACGCCCAGTCATTTGGCACAAAAAGCACTTCTCACAACACTACAGCCAGTCAGGTGAGTTCCTTCACCTTGTCTTCTGACATTTTTCTCTAACAACAACATCATGCTTCATGTTCTCATCCCTGTCTCTATGATTCCCTACAGGACCGATCGGTGTGGCTCACTCTCCTGCACTTCCTGTCCCAACGGCAGCAGACACCAGTGGTTGCGTTCACCTTTTCTCGTACACGCTGTGACGACAATGCCCGCTCGCTGGACTCCATGGACATGACCACCTCCATAGAGAAGGCCGAGATCCACTCTTTCTTCCAGAAGAGCCTGAGTCGACTCcgaggaggagacagacagcTGCCTCAGGTAAAGAGCAGCCAGCTTTAGCTAAGCCTAAGTTATGCTAAGTCTTGAAGTCTTTGTGGTTTTCAGACTACATGACTGACTGGCAACTACAAGATCTTCCACGTGGAGGAATCTGTCATGAGTCTGTCTGTTTCCAAATCATAGTATATAAAGATGCACAACATGTCTCCACTTCCCcccactgaaaaatgaagccaaaatatcctggatacgcCTGCTGTCATCTTGCGCTGGTGaaatcatttggagccagagtgtgcacAGTTGCGATCTTGGTATTATGCAGTTCCCGTCCAAACACCTGTTCAACCATTCACAAGCAGCACCACTGATAGCGAGCACACTGATTGGCAGTCAATCATGACAGCATGAAATAACTGACTAAAGTCAAActtaacagaaaaaacaaacagttgaacaaacagcagcaacaaactacctaaaatgacagaaaccatctttgagAAAAAGTATTTGATGCGTACTTTGATGTCTTTAGTTTGGCCCGcgtcccatccactaacatccAAGGGATGGGGTTTATGACATGTACTttagccagccaccagggggtgacCGAGATGTTTTGGCATCTCTtttgggagctgtcatgtcgtccatctttacgTACAGTCAGTGCTCCCAActatgtgttttaatgaaaacacatgCGCGAAGTAACACGGGAAATGACATAGCACCATGGGCGTGAcaagttttgttgttgtcagtggCACATGTGTTCTTAAAATAGCCTATTTTCATACATCTTTACCATTTACAGCCTGTGTCGTATGTGTGCAGCAACAACTTGAATCAGTGCTGCAAATGCAACACATACAGTTAAGTTCCTATTGTTACAGGCAAACTCACCAGGTTTCACTTCAACGTGTCTTGCGGTCTCATTGGCTGTAACTCACCGACAAAGTCCCCCACTGGTCCAGATATTTAGCATGCTAGATATCTGGGATCTTTGAACAGTTCGCACATTGCtctaattaattttttttttgaatggatCAAATTACTCTGTGTAATGTGAAAAGGGTTGCTCAGAGTTATTATCTACCCGGCATTTTAGttctttcagctcattgcttTAGTTTTCCAGCCTGCAGCTTCACTGTCTTGCTTCAGTCTCACGGCTCTCATCAACATCGTTTTGTTTTCAGCTAAAGAGCTCCAcagtacactacctgctcagcagcaaatgtcagacagacagacaacgtTTACTTCTagcaggaaacacagaggaGCACATAGTAATAGAATAACATTAATATTTCTATGGTGGAGCGTTTCCCACATATTTCCTTCAGGAGATGGTGGACATGAAAACACATCTTAGAAGAAGTATTAAATAATATTGGTGAGGGTATGATTATGTTTTGCAGTCACATCCTGTATGCAAGAAAGTGTCTATATCTCCCACCAGAATTTAATTTGGCCAAATGAATGCATGAAGTCTGCAACATCAGTCTCTGTGAGAGTTCACACAAAATGCAAACATGCAGTCATTTAAAACAATGACTAATGTTGGAGCGTAAGAAATAAAACAGCAGCTAACACATGCACTCATTAAAGATACATTAAAGCACATTAAATATTTAGTAGCTTTTGTGACAGCGTGAAAGATGGAGTTAAGCCTTAATGCCGTATTAACAGTAAAGTCTACAATTGTAACACATtgtaataaatgtgatgttcAGATCCTGGTCATGAGGGACCTGTTGAAGAGAGGAATAGCCGTTCATCATAGCGGGATCCTGCCGATACTGAAGGAGGTCATTGAGATGCTCTTCTCACGAGGCCTTGTAAAGGTGAGTCAGAACAGCTCGTTAAGAAGGAGAGAAGCTATATCTGCTGCTTCAAGCATAATCTGCAAACACACGTCAGCCCACAGATGGTTAATACAACATCCCTTCATCTCCCAGGTGCTGTTTGCCACAGAGACGTTTGCAATGGGAGTGAACATGCCTGCCAGGACCGTGGTGTTTGACAGCATCAGGAAACACGACGGGACCGGCTTTAGAAATCTGCTGCCAGGTTCggtgctctctctctccgtctctcgtGTGTCTGCATTCCCTCTCTTTCATCTGAGCCAACATTTATTATGCTCTTTCATCTCCGAGGATGAATCAGAGTCGAGGGAAAACAACAGTAGTTTTGATATCACTTTTATGCTTTTGAACTTGTACTTTTAGGTGAGTATATCCAGATGGCGGGCCGAGCAGGCAGGAGAGGTCTGGACGCCACAGGCACCGTCATCATCCTGTGCAAAGCCGGAGTTCACGAGATGGCAGATCTGCATGTCATGATGCTGGTGAGGCCCGTTTATATATCATTTGCTGTGGTGCTACTGTAAGTCTACTTCACCCGTTTCTTCTATGAGCTGTCTGTTTACTTTGGCTGAGTTTCAAGGAAGGTGTTGCACGGTGGGTTATtcattaaacatttaataacaCAGTTAAGTGTGCTATTTTAACTCACTTTCACCGGGAGAGAATGTTTTGATTTCAGTGTGCTCTTCACTAGAAAATATTCTCCTTCATCTTTAACAGGAGCTTTATCTTCTTCTTTCCCAATCATTTCAAGGAATGTTATATTTAACATCATGTTAAATATAAAGGgaatttattttacagttgcCCCTCAATAAAcccatatatatttttttaaatttatttatttatatagtttttttaatactttgttgctgatgttgtcaCTTTTGTTATtgattttcttatttctttctttaattATCTGTATCTCTTTATGTCTCTATGTACTTATGTGCCTTGGTCCATCTGCaaaatcccccccaaaaaatgttaaaataaatataatgggAATATAGTAGCTTTTAAATACCTGGTGTGCCAAAGCGGTGGCAGGAAAAGCAAAACATAATCCACTTTTTAAATTGCTGCCATTTAAGGATAACTCTGgttgatatttgatattttctttttgctcAATAAATTTCAtgaaagaccaaaaccaacaattaaATGATCCTAGAAGTTAAAATTGACTCATATATTGGATAATCTCGCCTCTTCGTTGTGTACCGACTTTTCTTCTAGACATCATCCTTTTTTGTCTCGCTCAGGGTAAACCCACCACCCTCCAGTCCCAGTTCAGACTGACCTACACGATGATCCTCAACCTGCTGCGAGTGGAAGCGCTCCGCGTGACCGACATGATGAGGAGGAGCTTCTCTGAAAGTCACAGGGACACTCAGGTAACATACATCTGGAGACTGTAAATGCTGTACGGCAGACGTAAAATGAAGTTAGTACATAACatagaaacaaaaaatgcagcTAAAAAAGGAACGCCCTGCTCCTCACCCATGTGTCTTGCATCTTCCCCAAGTCAGGAAAACCCACAACTGACCCTTGGCAAAGTCCTGCTTCCCTTGGTTACTGTTGTTAAGCCTGTAAAGCTTTCAAAAGGTTTCATGTGcaactgtttttgtattttccctCGTTCTGAAAGCTCGACAGGCCTCACATCCCTACTTACTGTTGCTAACGTAGGATTGGACAGTGGCTGTTATAGGGAGgggcttagtgaagggtcagttACATCGTAACAggtagggatagaccgatatggactttttagggccgatgccgataccaatttttttccatcacccttagccaaTGACCGATTACGGACTGCcaattttcttgagccgatatttggggccgatactacTTTTGCTCCCTCagtttacatcaaaaaaatgacacaatgataacaaatattacaggtctcaagtttaaaataagaataagaataagaatattgaacagtaaaaaatactaaaacaagatggaaagttgaggtagaacaggtagaatattattattataattatataataatattaatattattatatattattattcagtgctcttaaatcttccagtaatgtctttataaaataaacaaatatttaagctgaagcataaataaaacaataactaCTGTACATagtaggattcgctgcatgtgcgctgcagggtcttccggcaacacagagctgcccgtggatgcctgtctgtaaatcatgccagggaaaaataaatccgcgaatCCACAcgcgtatcggccgatgccgatacaagtaaaaaactcaaatatcggcccgatatatcggctggccgatgtatcggtctatccttagtaACCggtcttctttcttcttcttcttctcctgctgtAGGCCCATGAGAAGAGGATCAGCCAGCTGAAGCAGACGCTGtcttctctgcctcctctgGATACAGAGGGCCAGCTGTCCGACCTGTTGCCTTACTACCACACTGTGACTGAGCTGCGAACCACCACCGAGGCCCTCCAGGTAAActcacactgagacacacacacacacaaacaaagatcAAATTCCTACAACTTTAATCTGCTACTTGTTACATTTCCTCGCTGCTGTCTCTGGTTTCAGCGCGCTATTCTGGAGTCCGTCAACGGGCTGAAGGCTCTTTCTGTGGGTCGAGTCATGGTGGTGAACAACAAGCAGCATCTCAACGCCCTGGGAGTTATCCTAcaggtaggtgtgtgtgtgtgttgatgtgtgtgttaagAGCAACAGTAGATGAAGACATAAACACTCTCTAACCATCATCACACATACCGGTCTTACTCAGAGTGGTCGTCACTTGCTTTCCCCCGAGATCAGTAAACAATCAGACATCTAGAACTGTAGATCTTTTGGAGTATACCCTGATGAAGTTTTGCTTTCTGTAGGTAGTATTTCTGATAGTTATTTTAAAGAAACTTTAAAGTAGAGTAAATGGACGAGGAGCATGTGGGCAAAAGGGACACAGGTTTGGGACAAAAAATGTAGCATGTGTGAAGATTGGGTTATAATCACATAATTCTCTAAGTATAACAAATCAAGAAATTAATAAGTGTAAATCACTCACGTAGACACCCAGTATTCTCAGTGCTCAGggtctggagcctatcccagcatgcaGCGAGGAAAAAAGGCACAGACACATTCCCACCTGCAGGACATAGAGTTTGTCCTTCACCCAACCTGCAAGTCCTGAGACTGTGCAGAAAGTTGAACACCTAGTGGAAATTTGCTCTTGATTCCTACTGCCATCTTTTGACATCTTCTCCCATCTTCTCTCCACGCCAGGTTTCCAATGACTCTGTGAATCGCACTTTCACAGCTCTCGTCATCTGCGAGAAAGGCAATGAAGAACgggaaggaaaagaaaacaacagcaacGCTTTCCCTCACCTCTACAACACGGCTCTCTTCATACCTGAAGGTCGGTCGACGGGTGTGACATACATTCACGTCGTGGTCATTCTATCAAGTAACTTGCAGTGAGTGTAACAGAAGCATGAGCTTGTTTGATGGTTGCTCCTTTTGTTTTCATCAGGCCCTTGCAGCCACACGGTGCAAAAGTTGAAGCTTCAAGACATCTCAGCCATCACAGTGAAAACCCTCAAAGTGATTCCAGACCGGATCATCGACAACTACAACAAGAGGCAACAGCCGCGATTCAAGTATGTGAGAAACAGCTTGGTTGATGTCTTTATTAATGTCTACATACTAGGCTTTCTTTCGAACTTTAAAGCATTTATTAATAATGCTATAAATCTACACTTAAACTCTTTATTCATGTCTTTGTGTCATGCCACCAATAACAAAGTTCTCTTTCATGCTCTCCTCTTTTTCATTATCTCCTTCACCCTCTCGTCCTTCAGGTTTGACCCTCCTGGCCAAGCCATTTCCACAGCGACCCAGGAGCTGCTGCGATTGGCCGAAGCCAACCCCAGCGGCATAGCAAGTCTTGACCCCGTCAACGACCTCCAGCTGAAGAGCGTGGACGTGGTGGAGGGCTCCATGAGGCTCCGTGTGCTGCAAGACAGCCTCAGAGAGTTCAACTGCATCCACTCGCCCACCTTTGcagagcaggtgtgtgtgtatgtgtgtgtgtgtgtgtgtgtgtttgtttaatcgAAGCTGTCCTTGAAGAAACTCTTTTATGGgagttatttatatttttgagaCGCACTATGCAGATGAATGATGACGTAAgtgtttcattttactgtttgtttaataaagaCTTCAAATTCTTTTGTGCAGCAGTTGCATATTTATGCAGCTAATTAACATCATACCCTTACATAAGACACTTTACAGTTGAATCCCTCCTCTCATTTCTCCCTTTTCATTCCAGCATCAGTTTCCTTTTATCCCTTCGTCATTTCTCCCCTAGTTTCACAATAATAACATCAAACTACGCCACAAGATttctgcttttgtgtttgtgtatcctGTCTCCCTGGCAGCCTTGTTGAGGAGATAAGATGTAAAAATCGGAGCCGGCTGTTTCTATAATTACCCATATAGGCTCGTAGCTGCAGCTCATCGCTGTCTCACAAGCTCAGCGTGTCATTTGAgccatctcacacacaaacgcaAAATTCCTCTCATTACTTTGCGAGATAACAAGCTCTTAGCTGCAGTATCACTGTCTCCTCTCATCACTGTTGATTCACACTTTCTTGTGTCTTTATGAATTGTGGATATTATAAAGCGGTGGTAATGCAGTGTGCTCTACAGTGCAAGCTGTTAGTATAAAGTAATTGGCCTCAGTGGGTTTATGTAATATGCTCTCCAAGAGAGTCCTCTGCGCTGTCAATGAGACCACTATAGGAAACATTTTCTCCTCCGCTAGAATACAGAGTTGGTTTTTTATGATGCACTGAAATCAGGTCAAGTGCTGCAGCACTGCTGTTGTATACTCAAGTTAagtaaccatggtgtgtgtgtgtgtgtgtgtgtgtgtgtgtgtgtgtgtgtgtgtgcgtgcgtgcgtgtgcgtgtgtgtgtgtttcagtttgcTCGGGTTCAGGAGAGGATGAGTGTGCAGGAGGAACTGGACAGGCTGCTGTTCCTGGTGTCGGAtcagtctctgtctctgctgcctgAATACCACCAGAGGATCAAGGTTTGGACCAGACGTTTGACTCGCTGTCCCATTTCTGTCAGggcgtttttgttttttttctttatttttcagaaagAGGTCACTTTCCAATCCTGTGGagtggatttttattttgttatcagAAAATCTAACTTGATTCATATCTCTGAGAATGTTGTTTATCATTTTAGTTATGTTctcaaatattcacatttgtaTTTAGACCTAATCTTAGTCTAATACATATTATGACGGTAGAGGTCCTACATCAGGTTCTATTGTTGCGTTCACATGGAGTCAGAAGGATGGTAGATGGCAAACTGGATATCATTTCAGTGGATAGGAGCAGGGTGATAAAATAAGATGAGGCCGGCAGAGAATACCAGCAATAGTAACTGTTTTCCTTCTTCAACAATGGAATTTACAACCAGATGTTATGTAGCTCCTTCACACAAGGAGAAAACATGGGAGATATGGACACTTACTGGACATTACTggaaaaattacataaaataattaaaacaaaattcatTTGTTCAATATATTGCTTTCAttctttgtaaacaataaaaagtCACCATCGCAACATATGGtcatgcatgttttgttttgctgtcctGCCATTCAACTGGACTATTTCCctttaagtattcctttaagttgcAGAGCATTACGTACAACATCCCTGGTTCAATTCCAGCATCTCTCTCTTTAATGTCTGCTGTATctaataaaggcataaaaatgcccccccaataataaaaaaaaaacaaaaaaacagtccaACATCCAAATATATTGAATTTCTAATGGATAAAAACAGCTAATCTTCAATTTGAGAAGCTTGAATTAGTAAATATTTGGAGTTTTCGCTTGATAAATGAGTTAAATAGACATTAAGTTGGATTAATTAACTAatacatttcaatttcaatGTTTGTTGCTTGAGATTTaagactttattattatttagtaagtatttggacaaattaacaatttgacctgatgatggagGAGAACCAAAGACATTGAGGTTTGTCCTCCTGGAGTTGCGTATGGTTGCACAAAATTTCAGGGCAAGCTATTTGATATTTGTTGGAACATTTCAGTTTGGACCAAAGATGTGGACCAACACACCAAGCTAGACCCCCGAGAGAGAGTTGCTAACAATCTCAGAAAATGTAGGATCACAAATTGAGTCACAAGCCACAAAATATTGAGAAACACtgggttcccacagtcattgAAAGCCTGGCAAAGTCACGGAATTTCACAATCTCAAGTGCAGTGTGCAACAGTCACATTGAAGGACGAGCAATGTCAAGTGAGGCAAATTAAGTCAAACAACTTATTTGATGCTTGATTTAAATGGAAAACTTGCACAGTTCTGATTTTCCATGACTTACACCGGCCAAGCCTTCCACTTTTAGACGTTACACGTGTATGTGACGTAGTGTGGTGGTGTTTGTTATGGGAAGCCAGACtctcctgcctgtgtgtgtagaGAGAAGTACAGTAACCAGGCCGGCAAgtgcagcagacacagtgaaGTGTATGCTTTTCCAGAATAAAAATTTtgttatgggtccttgaaaagtcatggacaggttttaaaatttggcccatgaaaatgtgtgtgcgAACCCTGGAAACAAAGTCCTAGATTACATTAGTGTTACTATAAGCCTGTCGTATTGACTCTGTAGACTCTActtttttgtggggttttttgcaGTTTCATAGAGGAGTAGCATTTTAACTGAGCACCGGCAGATTCAGTTTGATTGATCCTGAACAGTCACACTCAGAAGTTTATCTCCCCACTCCTCTCCCTCAGGTGCTGCAGTCCCTCCAGTACGTCGACACCAGCGGGGCGGTCCAGCTGAAAGGCCGCGTCGCCTGTCAGATTAGCAGCCATGAGCTGCTGCTGACCGAGCTGCTGTTCGAGAACGTCCTGAGCCCGCTGGCGCCCGAGGAGAGCGCCGCCCTGCTGTCCTGTTTGGTGTTCACTCAGAACACACAGGTTGAGCCGCACATTACCAACACGCTGcaggaggtgaggaggaagtGGTTCATTCTTGCTTGTATCTCATGGAGAGCATGGATATTAAAGTGACAGTCATGATGTGTGTACTGACATACTGTACAGAATCTGCCTCCTCCGTGGGtgactcactctcactctcacacacacaaacgcatacacacacacacacacacacacacacacatagtacaTCTTCTCCCTGCAGAAAGGACAGTAAGGGCACTCCACCTGACTCATCCCCGTCAGTCCCTCACTTCTTAATTCActcgtctgtctctgtcaagctGGGCTctgctgtgtcactgtgtgttgttAAACAGCCCCTGATACATGAAAGTGCTTTATGAGAGCCT
This genomic window contains:
- the skiv2l gene encoding helicase SKI2W; the encoded protein is MDRINVPPAGPMDLPLSLLEMGCSGRFELITHPLPDQPLPPQSTLPHGLPPTSLSLETEVEKQFLQDAAWLPVHDTDFAFKKFLKVTQRDVNVDSLINCTPSSLHSGLSVVRDPTTGMLLDFTEVLLENTGLSAKNSLSLQRQPGPPSESLRGSNTNYPFLPGGMEELTLDQIKKKSELEEDIDFENDLLRVPPGLKAGMDFTDKDAKIAKPEVNLMSLLSTLDDITDLQPEPEEKEEGKATEEAPKLPRTNSLEDLGIKDVVSSSTPSEKGKDETSKPKENPEENKKWAIPVNITSPCDDFYKRIPNPAFKWPFELDVFQKQAVLRLEAHDSVFVAAHTSAGKTVVAEYAIALSQKHMTRTIYTSPIKALSNQKFRDFKNTFGDVGLLTGDVQLSPESSCLIMTTEILRSMLYNGSEVIRDLEWVIFDEVHYINDAERGVVWEEVLIMLPDHVSIILLSATVPNALEFSEWIGRIKKRHIYVISTMKRPVPLEHYLYTGNSTKTQKEMFLLIDASGNFLTKGYYAAVDAKKERTSKHAQSFGTKSTSHNTTASQDRSVWLTLLHFLSQRQQTPVVAFTFSRTRCDDNARSLDSMDMTTSIEKAEIHSFFQKSLSRLRGGDRQLPQILVMRDLLKRGIAVHHSGILPILKEVIEMLFSRGLVKVLFATETFAMGVNMPARTVVFDSIRKHDGTGFRNLLPGEYIQMAGRAGRRGLDATGTVIILCKAGVHEMADLHVMMLGKPTTLQSQFRLTYTMILNLLRVEALRVTDMMRRSFSESHRDTQAHEKRISQLKQTLSSLPPLDTEGQLSDLLPYYHTVTELRTTTEALQRAILESVNGLKALSVGRVMVVNNKQHLNALGVILQVSNDSVNRTFTALVICEKGNEEREGKENNSNAFPHLYNTALFIPEGPCSHTVQKLKLQDISAITVKTLKVIPDRIIDNYNKRQQPRFKFDPPGQAISTATQELLRLAEANPSGIASLDPVNDLQLKSVDVVEGSMRLRVLQDSLREFNCIHSPTFAEQFARVQERMSVQEELDRLLFLVSDQSLSLLPEYHQRIKVLQSLQYVDTSGAVQLKGRVACQISSHELLLTELLFENVLSPLAPEESAALLSCLVFTQNTQVEPHITNTLQEGIDRVLSVAKRIGELQRDCGIPQTAEEFVGQFKFGLTEVVYCWARGMPFAEIAQLTDVQEGTVVRCIQRLDEVLKEVRQAARIVGDSVLGSKMEKASLAIRRDIVFTASLYTH